The Lytechinus variegatus isolate NC3 chromosome 7, Lvar_3.0, whole genome shotgun sequence genome includes the window ATGATATTGTAAAGTGATATTAATATATTACATGGAAATTTGtctttcataatgaaaataaagtattttcCTAAATAATAAGTAGCGGTTATTGCCCTAGTATACTATCATCACTGGTAAAATAAGGCGTGACTAAAAATCTCATGACCATTTTTCATACTACTTTATTTTCCTACTTTTTAATGTTATGTTTATATTTCAGCTTTCACTGTGGTTATTGTGCATATCTTTTTGCACATTTtcgattattacattttattgtGTCTGTCTTACAAACGGTGCAATTATGTGAGATTTGGCACACAATAACATTGTGattcttttgataaaaattattgCCCTTGGTCTGAGAAATTTTCACTCAGTCTATAAATTATGTTCAGAAATTATGCACGTCTTACCCCTAGAGATATTTGAGAAGTATGATATCGTCAGCTCCGTGGTTAAAGATTTTGTAATGGGTTTGGGTTTAAGATCAGTCGGTAAAAAGCTTAAATATGgaataattctttttaaatttcatcataaaatcatattggcCAAACAAAGGCCAATCCACATTCTTGTTACTACAGAAAATCCCTTATATACAGGTTAATGCTCTTGCttgaaatatattaatataattattcaaatgaaaatgaatatttaccTGTTTTTAGCTGCTGCAGCTCTATCTCGTTGTCTCCTATTTTTGAACCAGTTTCCGACCTGTGTCGGTGTAAGTCCTGTGGCTTGAGCCAGTTCACGTTTTTTGGTAGGGTTAGGATAAGGGTCTTGAAGATACCACTCTCGGAGCAAACTCCGTGTTCTCTCTTTGAAACAATGTGTTTTTTGCTCTCCATCCCAAATGGTCCTTGGTAGGGGGAATTTCTTCCTGACCCTGTACTTGTCGACAGGACCCAGTGGTCTTCCTCTGAGTTTTTCTGCTTCTTGGTAGTGAGCTTCCAACCACATGGCCTGAAGTTTGGCATGAGAGTCCTTAGTAAATCTGTGGTTCTCCAAAATATGATAGAGTTCACGGTAGTTGCCTTGATGAAAGGAGACGACGGCTCTTGCGCGTAGAACACTTTCATTCTTGCTCAGTGCCTCACAAGTCCCGGGAGCAACGGGCAAGGACCATAGAAATCGGGCCAATCTCTCGATGTCTCCACTTTCCTCCAAAGTTTCACAAACGCTGGCAATTTGAGTTGGGGAGAAGCAGAGGGTCGGTAGGGCTGTCGGGAGCGGGAAAAGTGTCCCGCCCGGCGCTGCGGCAGGAAAGGGCACAAACGGTTGCATGCTGCTATACATGTGGGCTAATCTTGCCAAGCCTTCACTACTTCGTGGATCATGCATACTGTAATACTGCGCCAGCGCCTGGGCCGCTCTCATAGCGCCCCGGTCGCTTGGCGATGTTTCCGACTCCGTCCAAACCATTTGAGCTAAATGCTGGGGTGTGTCTATGGGCTGAGATATGTGTCAGTTTTTATCAGACCCGGCTTGTGACACAACTCATATTATCACTGCTATCATGCTAAGCATTTGTTGGATAAATGGTTTTCGATTGGCTTAGGAGCAATTTGTTGGACCATCACCAAGGGGACTGTGTCAATCACTGTCACGCCTGCCAATCACACTGAAGAGAAACAAAGACATGACCACATGGGCTGGCTGAATAGCAGGTCCAATTACACCAAGAAGAATAGTCGAATCTGCTGCTCGCTTCCAAAATGAGTGGAGCTAAAAAGGGTGGAATATCTTTACGCCTGGATGAACTAATTCCGGTGCACAAGTTTCTTATCATATGAGGTCGCTCATATCGCAAGCCATAGAATAGCAACCCGTGATAATAATGCGTCCCCGTTCGGgccctcccccttttttcctACGAGTCTGCGCAATAGCaactccccttttttctctctctttctctctcgcaGGAGCTCCGTTAGACGGAACTTGCACCGAGTGCGCCAACAGGCGGTGAGACGCGCACAGTCTGATTCTATCTTGCTGCTAGCTTCAGTCAGATTATATggtgtgcgtgcgtgtgtgtgttcAGAGTGTATCACACTCACTCGATGGATTGCTAAACCACAAGATTGAATGGTGGGCAAACACGTCTATCCATTTTAGAAATAACAATCATCGACCCTTCTTCTCTACGAAGAGGCTGACGCAGGAAGAGCTAAAGGCGATGGCAATCCGCGCATTTTAATTGACACTAATTACTGCTATTGTTATTACAACAACGCCAAAACGCGGTCTGAATAGACGGCTAAGGCCTGAATTTACAGTCAGCTCATAACCTGACCGTTTTCAACTGGCGTTAAGAAGCCATACAATACCCACCCAtcgagaaagaaagagaagagagtgGCAGGGAAAGAGGGGAGATGAGCAAAGCTGGAAAAAGGAATAAAAGATTGTCACCACAATCCAACAATTACTTCCCGAATCACTTTGAAAAGTGACCCCTTCCACTGACACCCTCTGAATAAAGAGACACAACAATTATTCCACGCTGACACAATGACAAATTACATCCGTGAAAAATGC containing:
- the LOC121418890 gene encoding homeobox protein SIX6-like — translated: MVWTESETSPSDRGAMRAAQALAQYYSMHDPRSSEGLARLAHMYSSMQPFVPFPAAAPGGTLFPLPTALPTLCFSPTQIASVCETLEESGDIERLARFLWSLPVAPGTCEALSKNESVLRARAVVSFHQGNYRELYHILENHRFTKDSHAKLQAMWLEAHYQEAEKLRGRPLGPVDKYRVRKKFPLPRTIWDGEQKTHCFKERTRSLLREWYLQDPYPNPTKKRELAQATGLTPTQVGNWFKNRRQRDRAAAAKNRMQQQQQQALQNSSVSNSAHSPPLAEGATCLLSPNPDSPSPRSLADSPPLDSPPPPGYHDDDDDDDVHHR